From one Streptomyces sp. CA-210063 genomic stretch:
- a CDS encoding alpha/beta fold hydrolase, whose amino-acid sequence MADVPRRHPPHGARLRSVGAGELKLGHRVVHGYRRAYRMAGQGPALVLIHGIGDSSATWAELIPDLARTHTVIAPDLLGHGASDKPRADYSVAAYANGVRDLLTALGIESATLVGHSLGGGVAMQFAYQFPERTERLILVSAGGVGREVNPVLRAVSLPGAHLLLSTLRLPGMRLQVGLFARLMKLLDTDLGQDAPELLTLVDALPDATSRSAFIRTLRAVVDWRGQAVTMLDRCYLTEGMPTMLMWGDRDSVVPVRHAHGAHEAMPGSRLEIFEGAGHFPFHTDPARFLALVEEFTRTTRPADWSREHWRDLLVEGRPGTAAGRPDDARNHAREREMREASERSAT is encoded by the coding sequence ATGGCGGACGTCCCGCGCCGACACCCCCCGCACGGCGCACGGCTGCGCTCGGTGGGTGCCGGAGAGCTGAAGCTCGGACACCGTGTCGTCCACGGCTACCGGCGCGCCTACCGCATGGCCGGCCAGGGCCCGGCGCTCGTCCTCATCCACGGCATCGGCGACTCCTCGGCGACCTGGGCCGAGCTGATCCCCGACCTCGCCCGCACCCACACGGTGATCGCGCCGGACCTGTTGGGCCACGGTGCCTCCGACAAGCCACGCGCCGACTACTCGGTGGCCGCGTACGCCAACGGGGTGCGGGATCTGCTCACCGCGCTCGGCATCGAGTCCGCCACCCTCGTCGGGCACTCGCTCGGCGGCGGTGTCGCCATGCAGTTCGCCTACCAGTTCCCCGAGCGCACCGAGCGGCTGATCCTGGTCAGCGCCGGGGGAGTGGGCCGCGAGGTCAACCCGGTGCTGCGGGCGGTGTCGCTGCCCGGCGCCCATCTGCTGCTGTCCACCCTGCGGTTGCCGGGCATGCGGCTCCAAGTGGGCCTGTTCGCCCGGCTGATGAAGCTCCTCGACACCGATCTCGGCCAGGACGCCCCGGAGTTGCTCACCCTCGTCGACGCGCTGCCCGACGCCACCTCCCGCAGCGCCTTCATCCGCACCCTGCGCGCCGTCGTCGACTGGCGCGGTCAGGCGGTGACCATGCTCGACCGCTGCTATCTCACCGAGGGCATGCCCACGATGCTGATGTGGGGCGACCGGGACAGCGTGGTGCCGGTGCGGCACGCCCACGGCGCCCACGAGGCGATGCCCGGCAGCCGGCTGGAGATCTTCGAGGGCGCCGGGCACTTCCCGTTCCACACCGACCCCGCCCGCTTCCTCGCCCTCGTCGAGGAGTTCACCCGCACCACGCGCCCGGCCGACTGGAGCCGCGAACACTGGCGCGATCTCCTCGTCGAGGGCCGCCCGGGCACGGCCGCCGGCCGGCCGGACGACGCCCGCAACCACGCCCGGGAGCGGGAGATGAGAGAGGCGAGCGAGCGCAGCGCGACGTGA
- a CDS encoding polyprenyl synthetase family protein — protein sequence MNFPSYLDLHRQVASDIDAEIAAALENLGPSSAAVRKSISGLLGHQQMKYPLSVLPLLVHAAETGTWGPAVPLSAVHVLWWTSACYLDDLADGHGAHTPDGLGTDEALLASVLSGQALPIRVVQAQPVPDAVRNALTGEIVNCWIDAVEGQLRDLRGDVENASRDAVVAAYRGKSGAPFGMITAMAAMVSGAGTERTERWREFGDVFGILWQLFNDQEDLLSGRDEDLLNGTVTYLLACALEETPPESRARLAELSDAARGSEQARAELRATLLAPPVLRRFEKDLCAFRDEAYRLLDELGGDETYLPALRQLVDQAAGMCLT from the coding sequence ATGAACTTCCCTTCCTATTTAGATCTGCACAGACAGGTCGCGTCGGACATCGACGCGGAGATCGCGGCCGCTCTGGAGAACCTCGGGCCGTCGTCCGCGGCGGTACGGAAATCCATATCCGGGCTCCTTGGCCACCAGCAGATGAAATACCCCCTGTCCGTCCTTCCGCTCCTCGTGCACGCCGCCGAGACGGGCACGTGGGGACCGGCCGTTCCCCTGTCGGCCGTGCATGTCCTGTGGTGGACCTCCGCGTGCTATCTCGACGACCTCGCCGACGGCCACGGCGCGCACACACCCGACGGACTCGGCACGGACGAGGCGCTGTTGGCGTCCGTCCTCAGCGGACAGGCCCTTCCCATCAGGGTCGTTCAGGCCCAGCCGGTGCCGGACGCGGTGCGCAACGCCCTCACCGGTGAGATCGTCAACTGCTGGATCGACGCCGTGGAAGGCCAGTTGAGGGATCTGCGCGGCGATGTGGAGAATGCCTCGCGGGACGCGGTCGTCGCCGCCTATCGCGGGAAATCCGGCGCGCCCTTCGGAATGATCACGGCGATGGCCGCGATGGTGTCCGGCGCCGGGACCGAGCGGACCGAGCGGTGGCGGGAATTCGGCGACGTCTTCGGCATTCTCTGGCAGCTCTTCAACGACCAGGAGGACCTTCTCTCCGGCCGCGACGAGGACCTGCTCAACGGCACGGTGACCTATCTCCTCGCCTGCGCCCTGGAAGAGACACCACCCGAATCCAGGGCGCGTCTCGCGGAACTCAGCGACGCCGCGCGCGGTTCCGAACAGGCCCGGGCGGAACTCCGCGCGACCCTGCTCGCCCCGCCCGTTCTCCGGCGCTTCGAGAAGGATCTCTGCGCGTTCCGCGACGAGGCGTACCGCCTCCTCGACGAACTGGGCGGCGACGAGACCTACTTGCCCGCCCTGCGGCAGCTCGTCGACCAGGCCGCCGGGATGTGTCTGACGTAG
- a CDS encoding 4'-phosphopantetheinyl transferase family protein encodes MIEELLPGSVVVVEAHADDPAAAEGIELYPEEEAVVARAVAKRRREFTVVRACARRAMEKLGVPPRAIVPGERGAPGWPEGLTGSMTHCEGYAAAALVRAADLASLGIDAEPHDALPEGVLTAIALPAEETRLRRLTADHPSVHWDRLLFSAKESVYKAWFPLTGRWLDFSEADIEVSVDPGGRSGRLRAELLVPGPVVDGRRIGVFDGRWTVRRGLVATAVSIPFPMEAEDAR; translated from the coding sequence GTGATCGAGGAGCTGCTCCCGGGGTCGGTCGTGGTCGTGGAGGCGCACGCGGATGACCCGGCCGCGGCCGAGGGGATCGAGCTGTACCCCGAGGAGGAGGCGGTCGTGGCGCGTGCGGTGGCCAAGCGGCGCCGCGAGTTCACCGTCGTACGCGCCTGCGCCCGGCGGGCCATGGAGAAGCTCGGCGTTCCGCCGCGGGCGATAGTGCCCGGCGAGCGCGGCGCCCCCGGCTGGCCGGAAGGGCTGACCGGCAGCATGACCCACTGCGAGGGGTACGCGGCCGCCGCACTGGTCCGCGCCGCCGACCTCGCCTCCCTCGGCATCGACGCCGAGCCCCATGACGCCCTGCCCGAGGGTGTCCTGACGGCCATCGCGCTCCCCGCGGAGGAGACCCGACTGCGCCGGCTGACCGCCGACCACCCCTCGGTCCACTGGGACCGGCTGCTGTTCAGTGCCAAGGAGTCCGTCTACAAGGCGTGGTTCCCCCTCACCGGGCGGTGGCTGGACTTCTCGGAGGCCGACATCGAGGTGTCCGTCGACCCCGGCGGCCGCTCCGGCCGACTGCGCGCCGAACTCCTCGTGCCCGGACCGGTGGTGGACGGTCGTCGCATCGGTGTCTTCGACGGACGCTGGACCGTCCGGCGGGGGCTGGTGGCGACGGCGGTTTCGATTCCCTTCCCCATGGAAGCCGAGGACGCCAGATGA
- a CDS encoding metallophosphoesterase family protein: protein MFGVQEGVRVESRVGRHGNLLAISDLHIGYPDNRALVEKMRPETDDDWLLVAGDVAETVADIRWALETLAGRFAKVVWVPGNHELWTHPSETVPYRGVERYEHLVSVCRELGVVTPEDPYPLWEGPGGPVVIAPLFLLYDYSFLPKGCATKAEGLEYAHGTGVVCTDEHVLFPDPYPSRDDWCRARVAETERRLAELPDGLPTVLVNHYPLDRHPTDVLHYPEFAMWCGTELTADWHRRFRVEVMVYGHLHIPRTTWLDGVRFEEVSVGYPREWRPRPEPPGRLRRILPMEVGAGDRGAAPGVGRGRGGARG from the coding sequence ATGTTCGGTGTTCAGGAGGGAGTGCGGGTGGAGTCGAGGGTCGGCCGTCACGGGAATCTCCTGGCCATCAGTGATCTGCACATCGGCTATCCCGACAACCGCGCACTGGTCGAGAAGATGCGCCCCGAGACCGACGACGACTGGCTCCTGGTGGCCGGTGACGTCGCCGAAACCGTCGCCGACATCCGCTGGGCCCTGGAAACTCTCGCCGGCCGCTTCGCGAAGGTCGTGTGGGTGCCGGGCAACCACGAGCTGTGGACCCATCCCAGCGAGACCGTCCCCTACCGGGGCGTCGAGCGGTACGAGCACCTGGTCTCCGTCTGCCGGGAGCTGGGCGTCGTCACCCCCGAGGACCCGTACCCCCTCTGGGAGGGGCCGGGCGGCCCGGTGGTGATCGCGCCGCTGTTCCTGTTGTACGACTACTCGTTCCTGCCCAAGGGCTGCGCGACGAAGGCCGAGGGCCTGGAGTACGCGCACGGCACCGGTGTGGTGTGCACCGACGAGCATGTGCTGTTCCCCGACCCGTACCCGAGCCGCGACGACTGGTGCCGCGCCCGGGTCGCCGAGACCGAACGCAGGCTCGCCGAACTGCCGGACGGGCTGCCCACGGTGCTGGTCAACCACTACCCCCTGGACCGGCATCCGACGGACGTCCTGCACTACCCCGAGTTCGCCATGTGGTGCGGCACCGAGCTGACCGCCGACTGGCACCGCCGCTTCCGTGTCGAGGTCATGGTCTACGGCCATCTGCACATCCCGCGGACCACCTGGCTGGACGGCGTCCGCTTCGAAGAGGTGTCCGTGGGTTACCCCCGCGAGTGGCGCCCGCGCCCGGAACCGCCGGGAAGGCTGCGCCGCATTCTGCCGATGGAGGTCGGAGCCGGTGATCGAGGAGCTGCTCCCGGGGTCGGTCGTGGTCGTGGAGGCGCACGCGGATGA
- a CDS encoding ATP-grasp domain-containing protein yields the protein MVSRVRVWLNRTYAENVFFMDQLRHNPHARPVDIHATHGDADSPVLAAADTADLEPEGLSPAAYVEYALDQCAKRGIDVFVPRLHQAALAAHREEFAAVGTALLAPPAEAIEVFEDKVTAYEAVQAHGVPVPPWYRVTNADELVTAVEELEADGHKACFKPAAGAGGVGFRVVTRAPFSLSHLSGFPSPYVQLDMVVEAVRTAEEPVDWLVMPRLEQPEVSVDCLTGPDGRVRMAVGRTKNGRRRGFSQNPSWIEPARRIAGQFGLHYLTNIQFRMYGDEPVLMDVNTRPAGGLHQLALCGINAPWAAVQLALGEDPGDVLPTRLGPDYTVVSGTRPVRSVSVPHQVADVSVVPTVVAEPVEARHLAVAPPAVCTPSASADRPLAV from the coding sequence ATGGTCTCTCGCGTACGCGTCTGGCTCAACCGCACGTACGCGGAGAACGTCTTCTTCATGGATCAGCTGCGGCATAATCCGCACGCTCGTCCGGTGGACATCCATGCCACGCACGGTGACGCCGACTCCCCCGTACTGGCCGCGGCCGACACCGCCGATCTGGAGCCCGAGGGCCTCTCCCCCGCCGCGTACGTGGAGTACGCGCTCGACCAGTGCGCCAAGCGCGGCATCGACGTGTTCGTGCCGCGGCTGCACCAGGCGGCGCTCGCCGCGCACCGCGAGGAGTTCGCGGCCGTCGGTACGGCCCTGCTGGCGCCGCCCGCCGAGGCGATCGAGGTCTTCGAGGACAAGGTCACCGCGTACGAGGCGGTCCAGGCACACGGGGTTCCGGTGCCGCCGTGGTACCGGGTGACGAACGCCGACGAACTCGTCACCGCCGTCGAGGAGTTGGAGGCCGACGGGCACAAGGCGTGCTTCAAGCCGGCGGCCGGAGCGGGTGGCGTGGGCTTCCGCGTGGTCACACGCGCCCCCTTCTCGCTCTCTCACCTCAGCGGATTCCCCAGCCCGTACGTGCAGCTCGACATGGTCGTCGAGGCGGTGCGGACGGCCGAGGAGCCCGTCGACTGGCTGGTCATGCCGCGCCTCGAACAGCCGGAGGTGTCCGTCGACTGCCTCACCGGCCCCGACGGGCGGGTCCGCATGGCCGTGGGCCGCACCAAGAACGGACGGCGGCGCGGGTTCAGCCAGAATCCCTCGTGGATCGAGCCGGCGCGGCGCATCGCGGGGCAGTTCGGACTGCACTATCTGACGAACATCCAGTTCCGGATGTACGGCGACGAGCCGGTCCTCATGGACGTCAACACGCGCCCGGCGGGCGGCCTGCACCAGCTGGCCCTGTGCGGGATCAACGCGCCCTGGGCCGCAGTGCAGTTGGCGCTGGGCGAGGACCCGGGTGATGTGCTGCCGACGCGGTTGGGGCCGGACTACACGGTGGTGTCGGGAACGCGCCCGGTGCGGTCGGTGAGTGTGCCCCACCAGGTCGCGGACGTATCGGTGGTGCCGACGGTCGTGGCGGAGCCCGTGGAGGCGCGTCACCTGGCCGTCGCGCCCCCTGCGGTCTGCACGCCGTCCGCGTCCGCCGACCGGCCGCTGGCCGTCTGA
- a CDS encoding sulfotransferase family protein encodes MRDPRMSAIGKGLRRRGRLIAEAVSPPKKPLNAVPAPRSEAAPTEEPKYVAPRASRLVDAPVFVLSSVRSGSTLLRVILNSHSQIRAPHEMHLRTVHVHLSRDFTADAMKALELDKAELEHVLWDRILHHELTRSGKQVIVDKTPPNTLIWPRLHRCWPNARYILLLRHPGAVVQSLTSRRTDPDHEAIRAEVLSYSEKLEEARQSLPVHVIRYEELTAEPEKVTRGICDHLGVEWEPGMLDYGDKDHGTFRPQLGDWSSTIKSGRIQPAREADPTAELPPRLSELAEAWGYPV; translated from the coding sequence GTGCGAGATCCGCGCATGTCCGCGATCGGTAAGGGGCTGAGGCGCCGCGGCAGACTGATCGCCGAGGCGGTGAGTCCGCCGAAGAAGCCCCTGAACGCCGTGCCGGCGCCCCGGAGCGAGGCCGCCCCCACCGAGGAGCCGAAGTACGTGGCTCCCCGCGCCTCCCGGCTGGTGGACGCGCCGGTGTTCGTCCTCTCCTCGGTGCGCTCCGGCTCGACGCTGCTGCGGGTGATCCTCAACAGCCACAGCCAGATCCGCGCCCCGCACGAGATGCACCTGCGGACCGTCCACGTCCATCTCTCCCGGGACTTCACCGCGGACGCCATGAAGGCGCTCGAACTCGACAAGGCCGAGCTGGAGCATGTCCTGTGGGACCGCATCCTCCACCATGAGCTGACCCGCAGCGGCAAGCAGGTCATCGTCGACAAGACCCCGCCGAACACGCTCATCTGGCCACGGCTGCACCGATGTTGGCCGAACGCCCGGTACATCCTGCTGCTGCGTCACCCCGGCGCGGTCGTCCAGTCCCTCACGAGCCGCCGCACCGACCCCGACCACGAGGCGATCCGGGCCGAAGTCCTCTCCTACAGCGAGAAGTTGGAGGAGGCCCGCCAGAGCCTCCCCGTCCACGTGATCAGGTACGAGGAGCTCACCGCCGAGCCCGAGAAGGTCACCCGGGGCATCTGCGACCACCTGGGCGTGGAGTGGGAGCCCGGCATGCTCGACTACGGCGACAAGGACCACGGCACCTTCCGCCCCCAGCTCGGCGACTGGTCCTCCACCATCAAGTCCGGCCGCATCCAGCCGGCCCGCGAGGCGGACCCGACAGCGGAACTGCCACCACGCCTGAGCGAGCTGGCCGAGGCATGGGGCTACCCGGTCTGA
- a CDS encoding alpha-mannosidase, whose product MHDERRRIEERVERVHTQRIQPAIYAASVPFEVEAWQAPGEPVPFEEAAAASYTPFAMDTPWGPPWGTTWFRMRGQVPAGWAGRRVEAVIDLGFVGDWPGNQAEALVHLADGTPLKAVNPLNQYVPIGNPVRGGESIDYLVEAASNPDILADNFSRITPMGDILTAGDKPLYTFQRADLAVLDEEVFHLDLDLQVLRELMVHLGEHEPRRHEILHALDRAMDAVDLDDVSGSATAVREILAPVLAKPAHASAHTVSGVGHAHIDSAWLWPIRETKRKTSRTFSNVTALADEYEDFIFACSQAVQYEWVRDNYPQVWERIKKAVDKGQWVPVGGMWVESDGNLPGGEAIARQLVHGKRFFIEHFGIETKGVWLPDSFGYNASYPQLAKLAGNEWFLTQKISWNQTNKFPHHTFWWEGIDGTRIFTHFPPVDTYNARFSGEEMDRAVRNYQEKGGGTRSLAPFGWGDGGGGPTREIMERARRLADLEGSPKVVVEHPDEFFAKARAEYEDAPVWNGELYLELHRATYTSQARTKQGNRRSEHKLREAELWATTAALHAPDYSYPYEKLDRLWKTVLLHQFHDILPGSSIAWVHREAEAEYARVAKELEELTAEAITALGGGDPRVFNTSPRDRAEVVRTSAGAPVYVSVPASGSAPLTAAEPPHPVTVSGRVLDNGLVRVEVAEDGTLASVRDLRADREVLGDKGNLLRLHTDLPNYWDAWDVDKHYKNRYTDLLDAESVTVVEEDPLLGAIRVERSFGKGSRITQTITLRAGSPRIDFETDIDWHEAEKFLKAGFPIDVRAAHSSAEIQFGHIQRPTHTNTSWEAARFEVSGHRWVHVAEPGYGVAVINDSTYGHDVSRTVREDGGTTTTVRLSLVRAPRIPDPEADQGRHRLTYSLLPGATIEDAVAEGYALNLPLRVADAAGAPEPVVSVDGEGVTVEAVKLADDASGDVVVRIYESRGGRAQGVLRTGFPLAGAQITDLLERPLSQTATDGNGVPVTLRPFEVQTLRLTVGER is encoded by the coding sequence ATGCACGACGAACGCCGCCGCATCGAGGAACGCGTCGAGCGCGTCCACACCCAGCGCATCCAGCCCGCCATCTACGCGGCCTCCGTGCCCTTCGAGGTCGAGGCCTGGCAGGCGCCGGGCGAGCCCGTTCCCTTCGAGGAGGCCGCGGCCGCCTCCTACACACCGTTCGCGATGGACACCCCGTGGGGCCCGCCGTGGGGCACGACCTGGTTCCGGATGCGCGGACAGGTGCCCGCCGGGTGGGCGGGCCGCCGCGTCGAGGCGGTCATCGACCTCGGCTTCGTCGGCGACTGGCCCGGCAACCAGGCCGAGGCCCTCGTCCACCTCGCCGACGGCACTCCGCTGAAGGCGGTCAACCCGCTCAACCAGTACGTGCCGATCGGCAACCCCGTCCGGGGCGGCGAGAGCATCGACTACCTGGTCGAGGCGGCCTCCAACCCCGACATCCTCGCCGACAACTTCTCCAGGATCACGCCGATGGGCGACATCCTCACGGCCGGCGACAAGCCGCTCTACACCTTCCAGCGCGCCGACCTCGCCGTCCTCGACGAGGAGGTCTTCCACCTCGACCTGGACCTCCAGGTGCTGCGCGAGCTGATGGTCCACCTCGGTGAGCACGAGCCCCGCCGCCACGAGATCCTCCACGCCCTGGACCGGGCCATGGACGCCGTCGACCTCGACGACGTCTCCGGCAGCGCCACCGCCGTCCGCGAGATCCTCGCCCCGGTCCTCGCCAAGCCCGCCCACGCCAGCGCCCACACCGTCTCCGGCGTCGGCCACGCCCATATCGACTCGGCCTGGCTCTGGCCCATCCGCGAGACCAAGCGCAAGACGTCCCGCACCTTCTCCAACGTCACCGCGCTGGCCGACGAGTACGAGGACTTCATCTTCGCCTGCTCCCAGGCCGTGCAGTACGAGTGGGTGCGCGACAACTACCCGCAGGTGTGGGAGCGCATCAAGAAGGCCGTCGACAAGGGCCAGTGGGTACCGGTCGGCGGCATGTGGGTGGAGTCCGACGGCAACCTGCCCGGCGGTGAGGCCATCGCCCGCCAGCTCGTCCACGGCAAGCGGTTCTTCATCGAGCACTTCGGCATCGAGACCAAGGGGGTCTGGCTGCCGGACTCCTTCGGCTACAACGCCTCCTACCCGCAGCTCGCCAAGCTCGCCGGCAACGAGTGGTTCCTGACCCAGAAGATCTCCTGGAACCAGACCAACAAGTTCCCCCACCACACCTTCTGGTGGGAGGGCATCGACGGCACCCGCATCTTCACCCACTTCCCGCCGGTCGACACCTACAACGCTCGCTTCAGCGGCGAGGAGATGGACCGCGCCGTCCGCAACTACCAGGAGAAGGGCGGCGGCACCCGCTCCCTCGCCCCCTTCGGCTGGGGCGACGGCGGCGGCGGCCCCACCCGCGAGATCATGGAACGGGCCCGGCGCCTCGCCGACCTCGAAGGCTCACCCAAGGTCGTCGTCGAACACCCCGACGAGTTCTTCGCCAAGGCCCGCGCCGAGTACGAGGACGCCCCCGTCTGGAACGGCGAGCTGTACCTGGAGCTCCACCGCGCCACGTACACCTCCCAGGCCCGCACCAAGCAGGGCAACCGCCGCAGCGAGCACAAGCTGCGCGAGGCCGAGCTGTGGGCGACCACGGCCGCCCTGCACGCGCCGGACTACTCCTACCCGTACGAGAAGCTCGACCGCCTCTGGAAGACGGTCCTCCTCCACCAGTTCCACGACATCCTGCCGGGCTCCTCGATCGCCTGGGTCCACCGCGAGGCGGAGGCGGAGTACGCCCGTGTGGCGAAGGAACTGGAGGAGCTGACGGCCGAGGCGATCACGGCGCTCGGCGGCGGTGATCCGCGTGTCTTCAACACCAGCCCGCGCGACCGTGCCGAGGTGGTCCGTACGTCTGCGGGCGCACCGGTGTACGTGAGCGTGCCCGCGAGCGGCAGTGCTCCCCTCACCGCCGCCGAGCCCCCGCACCCCGTCACGGTCTCCGGTCGCGTCCTCGACAACGGCCTGGTCCGGGTCGAGGTGGCCGAGGACGGCACGCTCGCCTCCGTCCGCGACCTGCGAGCCGACCGCGAGGTCCTCGGCGACAAGGGCAACCTGCTCCGCCTGCACACCGACCTCCCGAACTACTGGGACGCCTGGGACGTCGACAAGCACTACAAGAACCGCTACACGGACCTGCTGGACGCCGAGTCGGTGACCGTGGTCGAGGAGGACCCCCTCCTCGGCGCCATCCGCGTGGAGCGTTCGTTCGGCAAGGGATCACGGATCACCCAGACGATCACCCTGCGCGCCGGCAGCCCCCGGATCGACTTCGAGACGGACATCGACTGGCACGAGGCCGAGAAGTTCCTCAAGGCCGGCTTCCCGATCGACGTCCGCGCGGCCCACTCCTCCGCCGAGATCCAGTTCGGCCACATCCAGCGCCCCACCCACACCAACACCAGCTGGGAGGCGGCCCGCTTCGAGGTCTCCGGCCACCGCTGGGTGCACGTGGCCGAGCCCGGCTACGGCGTCGCGGTGATCAACGACTCCACCTACGGCCACGACGTCTCCCGCACGGTCCGCGAGGACGGCGGTACGACCACCACGGTCCGCCTCAGCCTGGTCCGCGCCCCGCGCATCCCGGACCCCGAGGCCGACCAGGGCAGGCACCGCCTCACCTACTCGCTCCTCCCGGGCGCGACCATCGAGGACGCGGTCGCCGAGGGCTACGCCCTCAACCTGCCGCTGCGCGTCGCGGACGCCGCGGGCGCGCCCGAGCCGGTCGTCTCCGTGGACGGCGAGGGCGTGACCGTGGAAGCGGTCAAGCTCGCCGACGACGCCTCCGGCGACGTCGTGGTCCGGATCTACGAGTCCCGCGGCGGCCGGGCCCAGGGCGTCCTGCGCACCGGCTTCCCGCTCGCCGGCGCCCAGATCACCGACCTGCTGGAACGCCCCCTGTCCCAGACGGCCACGGACGGGAACGGCGTCCCCGTGACGCTGCGCCCCTTCGAGGTGCAGACGCTGCGGCTGACGGTGGGGGAGCGGTGA
- a CDS encoding 6-phospho-beta-glucosidase — translation MKLTILGGGGFRVPLVYGALLGDRAEGRVTHVVLHDLDAERLSAVTRVLAEQAADVPDAPEVTATTDLDEALRGADFIFSAIRVGGLEGRAHDERVALAEGVLGQETVGAGGIAYGLRTVPVAVDIARRVARLAPDAWLINFTNPAGLVTEAMSRHLGDRVIGICDSPVGLGRRIARVLGVANPKEAWIDYVGLNHLGWVRGLHVAGRDELPRLLADRDLLGSFEEGKLFGVDWLQSLGAIPNEYLHYYYFNREAVRAYQAAEKTRGAFLKDQQAHFYEEMRRPDAHALKAWDRTRAEREATYMSENRETAGAGERDADDLSGGYEKVALALMRAIARDERTTLILNVRNQGTLSALDTDAVIEVPCLVDANGAHPVAVAPLPDHATGLVCAVKAVEREVLAAAEAGSRTTAVKAFALHPLVDSVNVARRLVDGYTAVHPGLGYLK, via the coding sequence GTGAAGCTGACGATTCTGGGCGGCGGAGGATTCCGGGTGCCCCTCGTGTACGGGGCGCTCCTCGGGGACCGCGCCGAGGGCCGGGTCACCCATGTCGTCCTGCACGACCTGGACGCCGAGCGGCTCTCCGCCGTCACCCGCGTCCTCGCCGAGCAGGCGGCCGACGTGCCCGACGCCCCCGAGGTGACCGCCACCACCGACCTCGACGAGGCCCTGCGCGGCGCCGACTTCATCTTCTCCGCGATCCGCGTCGGCGGCCTGGAGGGCCGCGCGCACGACGAGCGGGTCGCCCTCGCCGAAGGCGTCCTCGGCCAGGAGACCGTCGGCGCCGGCGGCATCGCCTACGGCCTGCGCACGGTCCCCGTGGCCGTCGACATCGCCCGCCGCGTGGCCCGGCTCGCCCCCGACGCCTGGCTCATCAACTTCACCAACCCGGCGGGCCTGGTCACCGAGGCCATGTCCCGCCACCTCGGCGACCGCGTCATCGGCATCTGCGACTCCCCCGTGGGCCTCGGCCGCCGCATCGCCCGCGTCCTCGGGGTCGCGAACCCCAAGGAGGCCTGGATCGACTACGTGGGCCTCAACCACCTCGGCTGGGTCCGCGGCCTGCACGTCGCCGGCCGTGACGAACTCCCGCGCCTGCTCGCCGACCGCGACCTCCTCGGCTCCTTCGAGGAGGGCAAGCTCTTCGGCGTCGACTGGCTCCAGTCCCTCGGCGCCATCCCCAACGAGTACCTGCACTACTACTACTTCAACCGCGAGGCCGTACGCGCCTACCAGGCCGCCGAGAAGACCCGCGGCGCCTTCCTCAAGGACCAGCAGGCCCACTTCTACGAGGAGATGCGCCGCCCCGACGCCCACGCGCTCAAGGCCTGGGACCGCACCCGCGCCGAGCGCGAGGCCACCTACATGTCGGAGAACCGGGAGACGGCGGGCGCCGGCGAACGCGACGCCGACGACCTGTCCGGCGGCTACGAGAAGGTCGCCCTCGCCCTGATGCGGGCCATCGCCCGCGACGAGCGCACCACCCTCATCCTCAACGTCCGCAACCAGGGCACCCTCTCGGCCCTCGACACCGATGCCGTCATCGAGGTGCCCTGCCTGGTCGACGCCAACGGCGCCCACCCGGTCGCCGTCGCGCCCCTGCCCGACCACGCCACCGGCCTGGTCTGCGCGGTCAAGGCCGTCGAACGCGAGGTCCTGGCCGCCGCCGAGGCGGGTTCCCGTACGACCGCGGTGAAGGCCTTCGCCCTGCACCCCCTGGTGGACTCGGTGAACGTCGCCCGCAGACTGGTCGACGGCTACACGGCCGTGCACCCCGGCCTCGGATACCTGAAGTAG
- a CDS encoding DeoR/GlpR family DNA-binding transcription regulator codes for MLAERRHQLILRALRSGGPAAVTDLSEQLGVSPATIRRDLVRLEEEGLLTRVHGGAVVEDGDQPFAEVAEVRVAEKDAIAAKAASMVRDGQSVLLDIGTTAYRLARQLHGRRLTVITSNLVVYEELADDEGIELVLLGGMVRREYRSLVGFLTEDNLRQLHADWLFLGTSGVRPGGQVMDTTVVEVPVKRAMIKAGDKVVLLADSAKFPGTGMARVCGPGELDVVVTNGPVDHVTRSSLEEAGAEVVIT; via the coding sequence GTGCTGGCAGAGCGACGACACCAACTCATCCTGCGGGCCCTGAGATCAGGCGGCCCGGCGGCCGTCACCGACCTGTCCGAACAGCTCGGTGTGAGCCCCGCCACCATCCGGCGTGACCTCGTCCGGCTGGAGGAGGAGGGGCTGCTCACCCGGGTGCACGGCGGCGCGGTCGTGGAGGACGGCGACCAGCCCTTCGCCGAGGTCGCCGAGGTACGGGTGGCCGAGAAGGACGCGATAGCGGCGAAGGCCGCGTCGATGGTCCGCGACGGCCAGTCCGTCCTCCTCGACATCGGGACCACCGCCTACCGGCTGGCCCGGCAGCTGCACGGCCGCCGCCTCACCGTGATCACCAGCAACCTGGTGGTCTACGAGGAACTGGCCGACGACGAGGGCATCGAACTGGTCCTGCTCGGCGGCATGGTCCGCCGCGAGTACCGTTCCCTCGTCGGCTTCCTCACCGAGGACAACCTCCGTCAGCTGCACGCCGACTGGCTCTTCCTCGGTACGAGCGGAGTGCGGCCCGGCGGACAGGTGATGGACACGACCGTCGTCGAGGTCCCCGTCAAACGCGCGATGATCAAGGCCGGCGACAAGGTCGTCCTGCTCGCCGATTCCGCGAAGTTCCCCGGCACGGGGATGGCGCGGGTCTGCGGTCCCGGGGAACTCGACGTGGTCGTGACCAACGGGCCGGTGGACCATGTGACCCGGTCGTCGTTGGAGGAGGCGGGGGCCGAAGTGGTCATCACATGA